One genomic segment of Scomber japonicus isolate fScoJap1 chromosome 23, fScoJap1.pri, whole genome shotgun sequence includes these proteins:
- the LOC128353169 gene encoding uncharacterized protein LOC128353169, which yields MRKRDLLHILNDLKDDEFEDFKWSLEDEKVGDIEPIQCAQLEKAKRRDVVDLMVQKYELAGAVEVMKSVLKKISRNDLVKKLSNISSGSEGAVSSGTDRGNNPNTDVSDGGSKPEQPAETHTNTGETSKLITETTGDNKGSNPGPSSCEATVPNTETPHCSHTQSGKQEDLDEHQTTLIREYQHVNEETDEAGNRLLFDSSYTEVFITEGRKIS from the exons ATGAGGAAGAGGGACCTGCTCCACATCCTCAACGATTTAAAAGACGATGAATTTGAGGACTTCAAATGGTCCCTCGAGGATGAAAAGGTGGGCGACATCGAACCCATTCAATGTGCCCAGCTGGAGAAGGCAAAGAGGAGAGACGTGGTGGATCTGATGGTGCAGAAATATGAACTAgctggagctgtggaggtgaTGAAGAGCGTTTTAAAGAAGATAAGCAGGAATGATCTGGTGAAGAAGTTATCAAACATCAGCTCAGGATCAGAAG GAGCAGTGAGCAGTGGCACTGACAGAGGTAACAACCCTAACACAGATGTTTCTGATGGTGGGAGTAAACCAGAGCAACCAGCAGAAACCCACACTAACACTGGGGAAACATCTAAACTCATCACAGAGACGACCGGAGACAACAAGGGTTCAAACCCAGGACCTTCTagctgtgaggcaacagtgccAAACACTGAGACACCTCACTGCTCACACA cACAAAGTGGAAAGCAGGAGgatttagatgaacatcagaccACTCTGATCAGGGAATATCAACATGTGAATGAAGAAACTGATGAGGCAGGAAATAGACTCCTCTTCGACAGCTCCTACACTGAGGTCTTCatcacagagggaagga AAATCAGCTAG